Proteins from one Thermococcus sp. M36 genomic window:
- a CDS encoding HVO_0476 family zinc finger protein — MEEWFICPECGSDDAEVIKERGRELTLRCNECGNVWIITLPKMVKVPLIVSKHERSFKTFAELPEGEEIKVGDIVETEGDEVRITGIELEGEKRVEKAKIGEIKALWGESLTYPKVIKVSIYLPKGVTQAFKVKVPRDEEFVVGEVLEVGGYTFKVEKIKTETKMLHYGKAKADRIVALMGHSIPRARARRSLEIYRGYGKEST, encoded by the coding sequence ATGGAGGAGTGGTTCATCTGTCCTGAGTGCGGTAGCGATGACGCCGAGGTCATCAAGGAGAGAGGAAGGGAGCTGACGCTCCGCTGTAATGAATGCGGCAACGTCTGGATAATCACCCTGCCAAAGATGGTCAAGGTTCCCCTCATCGTCAGCAAGCACGAGAGGAGCTTCAAGACCTTCGCGGAACTGCCGGAGGGCGAGGAAATCAAGGTGGGCGACATCGTCGAGACCGAGGGGGACGAGGTCAGGATAACGGGAATAGAGCTTGAGGGTGAAAAGCGTGTCGAGAAGGCAAAGATCGGCGAGATAAAGGCCCTCTGGGGTGAGAGCCTCACCTATCCGAAGGTTATCAAGGTCTCCATATACCTTCCCAAGGGCGTTACCCAGGCCTTCAAGGTCAAGGTTCCGAGGGATGAGGAGTTCGTCGTCGGCGAGGTTCTGGAGGTCGGCGGATACACCTTCAAGGTCGAGAAGATAAAGACGGAAACCAAGATGCTCCACTACGGCAAGGCCAAAGCCGATAGAATAGTAGCCCTCATGGGGCACAGCATTCCCCGCGCGAGGGCAAGACGGAGCCTGGAGATATACCGGGGCTACGGCAAGGAATCCACGTGA
- the rpl7ae gene encoding 50S ribosomal protein L7Ae: MAKPSYVKFEVPQELAEKALEAVELARDTGRIRKGTNETTKAVERGQAKLVVIAEDVDPEEIVAHLPPLCEEKEIPYIYVPSKKELGAAAGIEVPAASVAILEPGKGRELVEDIAMKVRELMK, encoded by the coding sequence ATGGCGAAGCCAAGCTACGTCAAGTTTGAGGTTCCGCAGGAGCTCGCTGAGAAGGCTCTCGAAGCAGTCGAGCTCGCTCGCGACACCGGAAGGATTAGGAAGGGTACCAACGAGACGACCAAGGCCGTTGAGAGGGGCCAGGCCAAGCTCGTTGTCATAGCTGAGGACGTTGACCCCGAGGAGATAGTTGCCCACCTCCCGCCGCTGTGCGAGGAGAAGGAGATACCGTACATCTACGTTCCGAGCAAGAAGGAGCTCGGCGCTGCTGCTGGTATTGAGGTTCCAGCTGCCAGCGTCGCTATCCTTGAGCCCGGCAAGGGCAGGGAGCTTGTTGAGGACATCGCTATGAAGGTCAGGGAGCTCATGAAGTGA